The genomic window CACACCCGCAACGCCGTCGAGGCGGCGCTGCCCTTTCTCGAACAGGCCGACGGCGGGTCGATTGTCGCGATTTCCTCCGTCTCGGGCTCGGAAGATTACGGCTATGACGGCGTTTCCTACGGCACGATGAAGGCAGCCCTGCTGTTCTACATCAAATCGCTGGCCCGCCATGTCGCGCCGACGGGCATCCGCGCCAATCTGGTCTCGCCCGGCACCACTTTGTTTCCCGGCGGCTACTGGGATGATGTCCGGATCAACGACCCCGACGGCTTTGCCAGCGCTGTCGCCGACAACCCGCTCGGTCGCATGGCAAGCCCGGAAGAAGTGGCCAACATGGTTGTCTTTCTCTCGAGCCCGCGCGCCAGCTTCGTCGCCGGGGCGAATGTGGTCGTCGACGGCACGCTGACCATGCGGATCCAGAATTAGAGTCTGTCAGGGAAAACTCTATCTCCTCGACACCGGAATGACCGGCGAGTTCCAGCCTCTCGGCGACCACGCGCCCGCCCCGGGCCGGTAATCCGGGCAGAAACGCTTTCCGGACCCGGTTCCAGTGGGTCCATACTTCCGCTTACGGGTTGGCAGATCCAGAGCCTGTGAAAACGGTTACTGTAGCAATACCGTATCGATCTAGGCGCGGCAGCGCTTCGGGGATCATGAAGGGCAGGC from uncultured Gellertiella sp. includes these protein-coding regions:
- a CDS encoding SDR family oxidoreductase, producing MDLNISGRHFLITGGTRGIGRAIAEGFAAEGADVSVCARTQAQVEETIAALEKRGIRAFGRALDVADGEALSAFIRDAAAARGRLDGLVANTSAMSSGTTVADFDAAYRVDLLHTRNAVEAALPFLEQADGGSIVAISSVSGSEDYGYDGVSYGTMKAALLFYIKSLARHVAPTGIRANLVSPGTTLFPGGYWDDVRINDPDGFASAVADNPLGRMASPEEVANMVVFLSSPRASFVAGANVVVDGTLTMRIQN